TGAGTACGTCGCGCGCTTGATGCAGGAAGAAGGCCTGGTGGCGGCCGGCGAAACGCCCAGCGACGAAAAGCTGCGTCGCTACGACAAAAAGCGGAAAAAGAAGGTCTCGAACGACGATTGGGTCTCGAAAACCGACCCGGAAGCCCGCATCACGAAGATGAAGGACGGCACGACGCACCTGGCGTACAAGGCCGAGCACGTGGTCGACCTGGAGAGCCAATTGCTGCTGGCCGCCGAGGTCTACGAGGCTAACCAGGGCGACACGCAAACGCTGGTCGACAGCGTGATGGAAGCGCAGTTGAACCTGGCCGCCGCGGGCAGCGAAGTTCGCATCGAAGAGGTCGCGGCGGACAAAGGCTACCATGCCGACGCCACGATCGAGTTGGCCGATGAGTTGGACTTCCGCACGTACATTCCCGAGCCGAAACGCCAGAACGATCGCGTTTGGACCGACAAGCCGGACACCTATCGACGCGCCGTGATCAACAATCGTCGTCGCATGGCCCGCGCCAAAGGCAAACGCCTCGGGCGTCTGCGAAGCGAACGGGTGGAGCGTAGTTTCGCGCACGTTTGCGAGACCGGCGGGGCGAGACGATCGTGGCTGCGGGGCCTGGAAGACGTGACCAAACGTTACCGACTGGCTGCCGCTGCGCACAATCTGGGCCGGATCATGCGATTACTGTTCGGGGTGGGCAAGCCGAGGGTGCTGCAAGGTCCTCTCGCGCTGGCTTGGATCATGCAGCTTATCGCTCTGAGGCTGGGACGCTTATTGTGGGCCGCCCAGCGCTGCGAAATCGCCGTCCGCGCGATGCTTCGCCGCGGCCGCGGACCGCTGAACGCCGCCCCGGCCGGAAGGCTTATCTAAACGGACTGATAGCCCTGCAATATTCGATTCGCTTCTTTCACGCATCGTCGCTGGCACAAACTGGCAGAACGCGATCCAAGTGTCAGACCTGATGTCGAACGACAGAATTCAGATTGACTTAGA
This genomic interval from Pirellulales bacterium contains the following:
- a CDS encoding transposase, encoding MAMGKRKQRQESLFILAEDLPQSDGHPFYKKLNALLAEADFDRWIEQRCAGFYEQEETRGKPSVPPGVYFRMLLVGYFEDLSSQRGIAWRCSDSLSLRAFLGIPLDKPTPDHSTMSVTRNRLAPEVFDEVFQFVLKIAAQKKLLAGQTVGVDSTTLEANAAMKSIVRRDTGEEWREYVARLMQEEGLVAAGETPSDEKLRRYDKKRKKKVSNDDWVSKTDPEARITKMKDGTTHLAYKAEHVVDLESQLLLAAEVYEANQGDTQTLVDSVMEAQLNLAAAGSEVRIEEVAADKGYHADATIELADELDFRTYIPEPKRQNDRVWTDKPDTYRRAVINNRRRMARAKGKRLGRLRSERVERSFAHVCETGGARRSWLRGLEDVTKRYRLAAAAHNLGRIMRLLFGVGKPRVLQGPLALAWIMQLIALRLGRLLWAAQRCEIAVRAMLRRGRGPLNAAPAGRLI